A section of the Microbulbifer pacificus genome encodes:
- the hemH gene encoding ferrochelatase, protein MAHAIILMNLGTPAEPTPSAVRQFLREFLSDPRVVEIPRPVWKLILNLFVLPLRPARIAPAYQEIWNHGLDGEAVTGSPITYYTQRQVALLQQRFNDAGQRASVSGDVQKKEKQEIIVAHAMTYGAPNLADTVARLQQDGVSGFTVLPLYPQYSATTTGAIYDQVAKIIRASRNVPDISVVHDYWQHPLYIEALANSVREHRERNGAAEKLLMSFHGIPKANTRKGDPYYQQCCGTAERLAAALELPRDKWEITFQSRFGKAEWLQPYTDKTLVEWGQSGVGSVDVICPAFAADCLETLEEIAVENRANFIDAGGREYRYIPALNARIDHLAAIEAIVREKMPAGICG, encoded by the coding sequence ATGGCTCACGCGATCATTCTGATGAACCTCGGCACCCCGGCCGAGCCCACACCCAGTGCGGTGCGGCAGTTCCTGCGGGAATTCCTGTCCGATCCCCGGGTAGTGGAAATTCCCCGTCCCGTCTGGAAGTTGATTCTCAACCTGTTTGTTCTGCCTCTGCGGCCTGCGCGAATAGCGCCTGCCTACCAAGAAATCTGGAATCACGGTCTCGATGGCGAGGCGGTAACTGGCTCCCCCATCACCTATTACACCCAGCGTCAGGTTGCTCTCCTGCAGCAGCGCTTCAACGACGCCGGGCAGCGCGCATCTGTGAGTGGAGATGTGCAGAAAAAGGAAAAACAGGAAATTATCGTGGCACACGCCATGACCTACGGCGCTCCCAACCTGGCGGATACAGTCGCCCGTTTGCAACAAGACGGTGTTAGCGGCTTCACCGTCCTGCCGCTATATCCGCAATATTCCGCCACAACGACTGGCGCCATTTACGATCAGGTGGCGAAAATCATTCGCGCCTCGCGCAATGTGCCGGATATTTCCGTAGTGCATGATTACTGGCAGCACCCGCTCTACATTGAAGCCCTGGCAAATTCCGTGCGTGAACACCGCGAACGGAATGGCGCCGCAGAAAAACTGTTGATGTCGTTTCACGGTATTCCCAAGGCGAATACCCGCAAAGGTGATCCCTATTACCAACAGTGCTGTGGTACCGCGGAGCGTCTTGCCGCGGCCCTGGAGCTGCCGCGGGATAAATGGGAAATAACTTTCCAGTCCCGTTTTGGCAAGGCGGAATGGCTGCAACCCTATACAGATAAAACCCTGGTCGAGTGGGGCCAGTCTGGCGTGGGTAGTGTGGATGTGATCTGCCCGGCATTTGCCGCGGACTGCCTGGAAACCCTGGAAGAAATCGCGGTGGAGAATCGCGCTAATTTTATTGATGCCGGCGGTCGCGAATACCGGTATATCCCCGCATTGAATGCGCGTATTGACCACCTTGCGGCCATTGAGGCGATTGTCCGGGAGAAAATGCCTGCGGGAATTTGCGGGTAA
- the adk gene encoding adenylate kinase has protein sequence MRIILLGAPGAGKGTQAQFITEKFGIPQISTGDMLRAAVKAGTPLGLQAKDVMAAGKLVSDDLIIALVKERIAQADCANGFLFDGFPRTIPQAQALLDADVAIDHVLEIAVDDEEIVKRLSGRRVHEGSGRVYHLVYNPPKSEGVDDVTGEALVQRTDDSEDTVRNRLNVYHEQTEPLVGFYRELAQRAPETAPKYSKVEGVGSMDQIREKVISALS, from the coding sequence ATGCGAATCATACTTCTGGGCGCGCCGGGCGCCGGAAAGGGTACACAGGCCCAGTTCATTACCGAGAAGTTTGGAATTCCTCAGATTTCTACCGGAGACATGCTGCGTGCGGCCGTCAAGGCGGGTACCCCGCTCGGTCTTCAGGCAAAAGACGTCATGGCGGCGGGCAAGCTGGTGAGCGACGACCTGATCATTGCCCTGGTGAAAGAGCGCATCGCCCAGGCGGACTGCGCCAACGGTTTTCTGTTCGATGGTTTCCCGCGTACGATTCCCCAGGCCCAGGCCCTGCTGGATGCGGATGTGGCCATCGATCACGTGCTGGAAATTGCTGTGGATGACGAGGAAATCGTCAAGCGCCTTTCCGGTCGCCGGGTACACGAAGGTTCCGGCCGCGTGTATCACCTGGTGTATAACCCGCCCAAGAGCGAAGGTGTGGACGATGTGACCGGCGAAGCGCTGGTTCAGCGCACCGACGACAGTGAAGACACCGTGCGCAACCGTCTTAATGTATATCACGAGCAGACCGAGCCGCTGGTGGGTTTCTACCGCGAGCTGGCCCAGCGCGCCCCAGAGACTGCGCCGAAGTACAGCAAGGTTGAGGGCGTCGGCTCCATGGATCAGATCCGTGAAAAAGTGATCTCCGCGCTGAGCTGA